The Desulfatitalea tepidiphila genome window below encodes:
- a CDS encoding ABC transporter ATP-binding protein: MTAEILKIVNLNKSFGRVRAASDVNLTLHEGVLTSIIGPNGAGKSTLINMLSGSIPPDTGRIYFQGADITRLPVHRRVKMGLCRSFQLVNIFPEMTVAENLLLPALAIRNLTRRLLRAIHKETAVHAEVAQILERIGLENEAHTVASALSHGDQRVLEVGVALAARPKLLFLDEPTAGMNPVERVRILENIRRLSVNKETTFVIVEHDMDIVFSLSERVIVLHHGEVIGDGTTEAVKNDPRVREVYLGQEVTS; the protein is encoded by the coding sequence ATGACTGCTGAAATCTTGAAGATCGTCAACTTGAATAAGTCCTTTGGGCGGGTCAGGGCCGCCAGCGATGTCAATCTGACCCTGCACGAGGGCGTGCTCACTTCCATCATCGGACCCAACGGGGCCGGCAAATCGACGCTGATCAACATGCTCTCCGGATCAATTCCGCCCGACACCGGCCGGATCTATTTCCAGGGCGCTGACATCACCCGTCTGCCCGTACACCGGCGGGTGAAAATGGGGTTGTGCCGCTCGTTTCAATTGGTGAACATCTTCCCGGAGATGACAGTGGCGGAGAATCTCCTGCTGCCCGCGCTGGCCATACGGAATCTCACGAGGCGGTTGCTGCGCGCCATCCACAAGGAGACGGCGGTCCACGCGGAAGTCGCCCAGATTCTGGAGCGCATCGGATTGGAGAACGAGGCCCACACCGTGGCCAGTGCGCTATCGCACGGCGATCAGCGGGTCCTGGAGGTCGGTGTGGCCCTGGCCGCCCGGCCCAAGCTGTTGTTTCTCGACGAGCCCACCGCAGGCATGAATCCGGTGGAACGGGTGCGCATTCTTGAGAATATCCGCAGGTTGTCGGTCAACAAGGAGACCACCTTCGTCATCGTGGAGCACGACATGGATATCGTCTTTTCACTTTCGGAACGGGTCATCGTGCTGCATCACGGCGAAGTCATCGGTGACGGTACGACCGAAGCGGTCAAGAACGATCCGAGGGTGAGGGAAGTCTACCTGGGGCAAGAGGTGACGTCATGA
- a CDS encoding branched-chain amino acid ABC transporter permease, with protein MNRYLNTILALLAIAALVLIGLFGSRFVIYITSRVMILSIFAMGYNVLFGRTGLLSFGHAAFYAAGAYGLGLFSLHVHPHPLAGILVGVICAGLLSAMIGYFCVRHTEIYFAMLTLAFGMMVFSLIWNMRSVTGGDDGLVGIMRAPIALGVVSIPMIKPQYYYFLILSLLLLTTFLIYRILHSPFGLVLAGIRENEKRVVFAGVSLKNYRLGAFVISGTFAGLAGALAALLESHAEPFSAHWSHSAAPILVTLIGGLQTFIGPIVGSAVFIVLREMIERFTHNWMLWFGLILLVIIMGFRGGIVGMFASRSK; from the coding sequence ATGAACCGATATCTCAACACCATCCTTGCGCTGCTCGCCATTGCCGCCCTGGTTCTTATCGGCCTCTTCGGCAGCCGCTTCGTGATCTATATCACTTCCCGGGTAATGATTCTTTCGATTTTCGCCATGGGTTACAATGTGCTTTTTGGACGGACCGGGCTGCTTTCCTTCGGACACGCGGCCTTCTACGCCGCAGGCGCATACGGCCTGGGGCTTTTCTCCCTCCACGTACATCCGCATCCGTTGGCCGGCATCCTGGTCGGGGTCATCTGCGCCGGGCTGCTCTCGGCGATGATCGGCTATTTTTGCGTGCGTCACACCGAAATTTACTTCGCCATGTTGACCCTGGCATTCGGCATGATGGTCTTTTCCCTCATCTGGAACATGCGCAGCGTCACTGGCGGAGACGACGGCCTGGTGGGCATCATGCGTGCGCCCATCGCCCTGGGGGTGGTCTCCATTCCGATGATCAAGCCGCAGTACTACTATTTTCTTATTCTTTCACTGCTGCTGCTGACGACATTTTTGATTTACCGGATTTTGCACTCCCCATTCGGGCTCGTGCTGGCCGGCATCCGGGAAAACGAGAAACGGGTCGTCTTCGCCGGCGTCTCGCTGAAAAACTACCGTTTGGGAGCGTTTGTCATTTCCGGGACTTTTGCGGGACTGGCCGGGGCGCTGGCCGCCCTGCTGGAGAGTCATGCCGAACCTTTTTCGGCCCACTGGAGCCATTCGGCTGCGCCGATCCTGGTGACGCTCATCGGCGGGCTGCAGACCTTCATCGGGCCCATCGTCGGCAGCGCGGTTTTCATCGTGCTGCGGGAAATGATCGAGCGTTTCACGCACAACTGGATGCTCTGGTTCGGGCTGATTCTATTGGTGATCATCATGGGCTTCCGGGGCGGCATCGTGGGCATGTTCGCCAGTCGGTCCAAATGA
- a CDS encoding branched-chain amino acid ABC transporter permease produces the protein MTLESIVHVCLAGLSTGMFIWLVASGLTLIFGVLGVLNFAHGSFYMLGAYCCFTALSALGGNFWVGLLIGPILVCAAGFIIERFFLRYVYHLALPYQLLLTFAFVLLFDDLVKIIWGGGSLGSPSVPGLSGSVDILGRYFPTYNLFIIIVGPLVALGLWALIERTWYGRIIRAASSEREMAAAIGVPVPALFTSVFVFGTWLGAMGGALAVPYVGLLTPGMGESIIINAFVVAVIGGLGSLKGAFLGALIIGLLSSFGTRFLPAFDMFLTFILMAAVLLLRPQGFFGKAT, from the coding sequence TTGACACTGGAATCCATTGTGCACGTCTGTTTGGCCGGTCTCTCCACTGGGATGTTCATCTGGCTGGTGGCCAGCGGCTTGACCCTCATCTTCGGCGTCCTGGGCGTCCTCAACTTTGCACATGGCAGTTTTTACATGTTGGGCGCCTACTGCTGCTTCACGGCCCTGAGCGCCCTGGGCGGCAATTTCTGGGTCGGGCTGCTGATCGGCCCGATTCTGGTTTGCGCGGCCGGTTTCATCATCGAACGCTTTTTCCTGCGTTATGTCTACCACCTGGCCCTGCCGTATCAATTGCTGTTGACATTCGCCTTTGTGCTGCTCTTCGACGATCTGGTCAAGATCATCTGGGGCGGCGGCTCGTTAGGGTCGCCGAGCGTACCGGGGCTCAGTGGTTCGGTGGATATTCTCGGACGCTATTTTCCCACCTACAACCTCTTCATCATCATCGTGGGTCCGCTGGTGGCATTGGGACTGTGGGCGCTCATCGAGCGTACCTGGTATGGCCGCATCATTCGGGCGGCCTCCTCGGAACGCGAAATGGCCGCCGCCATCGGGGTCCCGGTGCCGGCTCTCTTCACATCCGTATTCGTGTTCGGCACCTGGCTCGGCGCGATGGGCGGCGCCCTGGCCGTCCCCTACGTCGGACTCCTGACGCCCGGCATGGGTGAAAGTATTATCATCAATGCATTCGTGGTGGCGGTGATCGGCGGCCTGGGCAGTCTCAAAGGCGCATTTTTAGGGGCCCTGATCATCGGCCTGCTCTCTTCTTTCGGCACACGTTTTCTTCCGGCTTTCGACATGTTTCTCACTTTCATCCTGATGGCCGCAGTGCTGCTGCTGCGTCCCCAGGGATTTTTCGGGAAGGCGACCTGA